One stretch of Zerene cesonia ecotype Mississippi chromosome 20, Zerene_cesonia_1.1, whole genome shotgun sequence DNA includes these proteins:
- the LOC119835055 gene encoding DNA repair protein RAD51 homolog 4 — protein sequence MEKLNISMSPYLSSEIVKKLAQNRIFTIRDLVQEDVEKLSHITRLNITCIIDIRESIFKLYSAPIKNGFTLLSESAIKERFLKSGVKSLDTALNGGIPIGYITEVCGLAGAGKTQLCMQIAINCVRSSEKTVLYIDTKGDFSAVRIQKILDSWRLSHKEMAIIMMKIKVVYVWSMEDLIQLLQGIKLKKICLDRLSLVIVDSLPSLMFQHFGDDNKMGLKFLNIFVNHARYLCQEFDISVLCVNTVTRWIDQDVPDVDGETMCSTSKENVYVETKNRCLGKYWSHIPLIVLLLEKPIATSNDINNQNINVTVIDSNMHKNAQCTIKIDCSGVT from the exons ATGGAAAAACTTAATATCTCAATGAGCCCATACTTATCATCTGAAATTGTGAAGAAATTAGCgcaaaatagaatttttacaATACGAGATTTAGTACAGGAGGACGTTGAAAAATTGTCGCATATTACTAGATTAAACATCACATGCATAATAGATATAAgagaaagtatttttaaactttattcagCGCCTATAAAAAATGGATTTACCTTACTATCCGAATCTGCAATAAAAGAAAGATTCTTAAAAAGTGGTGTAAAGAG TCTAGATACAGCATTAAATGGTGGTATTCCCATTGGATATATAACTGAAGTATGTGGCCTGGCTGGGGCAGGGAAAACACAGCTCTGTATGCAGATAGCTATAAACTGTGTGCGCTCTAGTGAGAAAACAGTCCTGTACATAGATACAAAGGGTGATTTCTCAGCTGTTAGAATACAAAAGATTCTAGATTCATGGCGGTTATCCCATAAG gaAATGGCAATAATTATGATGAAAATTAAAGTAGTTTATGTATGGTCAATGGAAGATTTAATACAGTTATTACAAGGCATTAAACTCAAGAAAATATGTCTAGATAGGTTGTCATTAGTTATAGTTGATTCTTTGCCTAGTCTAATGTTTCAACACTTTGGTGATGACAATAAAATGG GTTTGaagtttttgaatatatttgtaaaccATGCAAGATACTTATGCCAAGAATTTGATATCAGTGTTCTGTGTGTTAATACTGTTACAAGATGGATTGATCAAGATGTACCAGATGTAGATG gcGAAACCATGTGTTCAACATCTAAAGAAAATGTGTATGTTGAGACGAAAAATCGCTGCTTAGGAAAATATTGGAGTCATATACCTTTAATTGTTTTGCTACTTGAAAAACCTATTGCAACAAgcaatgacataaataatcaaaatattaatgtaactgTGATAGATTCCAACATGCACAAGAATGCACAATgtactataaaaatagattgttCGGGAGTCACTTAA
- the LOC119834773 gene encoding FACT complex subunit spt16 isoform X1, translating to MSNISLDKETFYRRMKRLYAAWKAASADSKSEDALAKVDCLVSCVGVDEDTLYSKSTALQTWLFGYELPDTITVLTEQSMCFLASKKKIEFLRQIENGKEETELPPVKLLIRDRNDKDKENFSKLVQEIKKSKSGKTLGVFAKDNYPGEFCESWKAVMKSEKFENVDVSSSVALLMAPKEDPEVITIKKACLVTVDVFTKYLKDQIMEIIDSDKKVKHSKLAEGVEAAISDKKYVTGVDTSQVDMCYPPIIQSGGNYSLKFSAVSDKNHLHFGAIVCSLGARYKSYCSNIVRTLLVNPTDEIQSNYNFLVNMEEEVMKHLVAGAKLSSVYEAGLALAKKEKPELVDNLTKTFGFAMGIEFRESSIVIGPKTSIVAKKGMVFNINIGLANLTNKGASDKEGKTYALFIGDTVLVNEEQPASLLTQSKKKIKNIGIFLKDDDEEEEEEKENKTEILENGGRGKRTAVIESKLRTEHSSEEKRKEHQRELAIALNEKAKERLAKQSSGKEGEKIRKSTVSYKNISQMPNVSEVKELKLYVDRKYETVILPIFGVPVPFHISTIKNISQSVEGDYTYLRINFFHPGATMGRNEGGNYAQPDATFVKEVTYRSTNTKEPGEISPPSANLNTGFRLIKEVQKKFKTREAEEREKEDLVKQDTLVLSQSKGNPKLKDLYIRPNIVTKRMSGSLEAHSNGFRFTSVRGDKVDILYNNIKNAFFQPCDGEMIILLHFHLKHAIMFGKKKHVDVQFYTEVGEITTDLGKHQHMHDRDDLAAEQSERELRHKLKVAFKSFCERVENMTKQEVEFDTPFRELGFPGAPFRSTVLLQPTSGALVNLTEWPPFVIALEDVELVHFERVQFHLKNFDMVFVFKDYAKKVAMVNAVPMNMLDHVKEWLNSCDIRYSEGIQSLNWTKVMKTITDDIEGFFDNGGWSFLDPESDAENEQQDEESEEEDDAYEPTDAESEEESEDDSEYDSEASDASEGSGDSEEEDEESGKDWSDLEREAAEEDKKERTFDRGDDFDRKRKGGRDRPRFEDSKKSKHDKHDKHDKSDKHHKSSSSHKSSSSNNKSSSNHKSPSKHSSSSPSKNRDKHHKSSHSSERKAHHERRSNGDKKHSDHKSHKRSRDDSRDHDRTPKKSKK from the exons atgTCTAACATATCGCTtgataaagaaacattttatcgGCGCATGAAAAGGCTGTACGCAGCGTGGAAG GCAGCATCAGCGGATTCAAAAAGCGAAGATGCATTGGCCAAAGTTGATTGCTTGGTTTCCTGCGTTGGAGTCGACGAAGATACACTTTATAGCAAATCGACTGCTTTACAG ACTTGGCTATTTGGATATGAGCTACCAGACACAATTACTGTACTCACAGAACAGAGCATGTGTTTCCTTGCAAGTAAGAAGAAAATAGAATTTCTAAGACAAATTGAAAATGGAAAAGAAGAAACAGAACTACCTccagtaaaattattaataagagaTAGA aatgaCAAAGATAAGGAAAATTTTAGTAAACTAGtacaagaaattaaaaaatcaaaatcgggTAAGACTCTCGGAGTATTTGCTAAAGATAATTACCCTGGTGAATTTTGTGAAAGCTGGAAGGCAGTTATGAAATCGGAAAAGTTTGAGAATGTTGATGTTAGTTCGTCTGTTGCCCTCTTAATGGCCCCAAAAGAAGACCCTGAggttataacaataaagaaaGCATGCTTGGTCACTGTGGATGTCTTTACTAAGTACTTGAAGGATCAGATTATGGAAATTATTGATTCAGATAAG AAagtaaaacattcaaaattagCAGAAGGTGTAGAAGCAGCTATATCAGACAAGAAGTATGTAACTGGGGTGGATACCAGTCAAGTGGACATGTGCTATCCACCCATCATACAATCTGGTGGCAATTACAGCTTAAAGTTCAGTGCTGTGTCTGACAAAAATCATTTGCACTTTGGCGCCATTGTGTGCTCATTGGGTGCAAGATACAAATCATACTGCTCAAATATAGTTCGTACGTTATTGGTAAATCCTACAGATGAAATACAaagcaattacaattttcttGTCAATATGGAAGAGGAAGTGATGAAACATTTGGTGGCTGGGGCTAAACTGTCTTCAGTTTATGAAGCTGGCTTAGCATTGGCAAAGAAGGAGAAACCAGAACTGGTGGATAATTTGACAAAGACATTTGG gtttGCAATGGGTATTGAGTTTCGTGAGAGCTCTATTGTAATTGGACCCAAAACGTCAATTGTTGCTAAAAAAGGAATGGTGTTCAATATCAATATCGGTTTGGCAAACTTGACGAATAAGGGTGCATCTGATAAAGAAGGCAAG aCATACGCCCTGTTCATTGGTGACACAGTGCTTGTGAATGAAGAGCAACCTGCATCACTATTAACACAGTCAAAGAAGAAAATCAAGAACATTGGTATTTTCCTCAAAGATGATGATGaggaagaagaagaagagaaGGAAAACAAAACTGAAATACTCG AAAATGGAG GGAGAGGCAAGAGAACCGCAGTCATCGAGTCGAAGCTGCGTACAGAACATTCCTCAGAAGAAAAACGTAAGGAGCATCAAAGGGAACTGGCAATAGCGCTCAATGAAAAGGCGAAAGAACGATTGGCGAAACAGTCTAGTGGCAAGGAAGGggaaaaaataaggaaaagcacagtttcatacaaaaacattagcCAGATGCCAAATGTGAGCGAAGTCAAAGAATTGAAGTTATATGTTG ATCGGAAATATGAAACAGTTATCCTGCCAATATTTGGAGTCCCAGTGCCATTCCATATTTcgactataaaaaatatctcgcAATCAGTGGAAGGAGATTACACTTACTTAAGAATAAACTTCTTCCATCCTGGTGCCACTATGGGCAGGAATGAGGGAGGAAATTATGCTCAACCTGATGCTACTTTTGTTAAAGAAgt aaCATATCGAAGTACAAACACAAAGGAACCAGGCGAAATATCGCCACCATCTGCAAATCTCAATACAGGCTTCCGTCTCATTAAAGAGGTTCAAAAGAAATTCAAAACTCGCGAAGCGGAAGAGAGAGAGAAGGAAGATTTAGTGAAACAAGATACTTTAGTTCTCTCTCAGAGTAAAGGCAACCCAAAACTTAAGGATCTGTACATAAGACCCAACATAGTTACTAAGAGAATGAGTGGCTCACTTGAAGCACATTCGAACGGTTTCAGATTCACATCAGTTAGAGGAGATAAAGTggatatattgtataataatattaaaaatgcattctTCCAACCATGTGATGGAGAAATGATCATATTGTTGCACTTCCATTTAAAACACGCTATTATGTTTG GCAAAAAGAAGCATGTGGACGTCCAATTCTACACAGAAGTGGGCGAGATAACGACGGACCTCGGCAAGCACCAGCACATGCACGACCGGGACGACCTCGCGGCGGAGCAGAGCGAGAGAGAGCTGAGGCACAAGCTGAAGGTCGCCTTCAAGAGCTTCTGCGAGCGCGTCGAGAACATGACCAAGCAGGAGGTCGAGTTTGACACGCCTTTCAG AGAGCTAGGATTTCCTGGAGCGCCATTCCGTAGCACAGTACTCCTGCAGCCCACCTCTGGAGCCTTAGTGAACCTCACCGAATGGCCTCCCTTCGTCATAGCGTTGGAAGATGTCGAGCTGGTGCACTTTGAGAGAGTACAATTCCACCTGAAGAACTTTGATATGGTGTTTGTGTTTAAGGATTACGCTAAGAAGGTCGCCATGGTTAACGCCGTGCCTATGAACATGCTGGATCATGTCAAGGAATGGCTTAA CTCGTGCGACATCCGATACTCGGAAGGTATACAGTCTCTAAACTGGACAAAAGTTATGAAGACAATCACGGACGATATTGAAGGCTTCTTCGACAACGGCGGTTGGTCTTTCCTCGATCCTGAATCAGATGCTGAGAATGAGCAGCAG GATGAAGAATCAGAAGAAGAGGATGATGCGTACGAGCCGACGGACGCGGAGTCGGAGGAGGAGTCGGAGGACGACTCGGAGTATGACTCTGAGGCGTCAGATGCCTCCGAGGGATCTGGTGATAGTGAAG AAGAAGATGAAGAATCCGGAAAAGACTGGTCAGATCTCGAAAGGGAAGCGGCCGAGGAAGACAAAAAGGAGCGCACCTTCGACAGAGGAGACGACTTCGATCGCAAACGAAAGGGCGGTAGAGATCGACCGAGGTTTGAAGACTCCAAGAAAAGCAAACACGATAAACATGATAAACACGATAAGAGCGATAAGCACCACAAGAGCTCCAGCTCGCACAAGAGTTCCAGTTCAAATAACAAGAGCAGTTCCAATCACAAGAGTCCGTCGAAGCACAGTAGTAGCAG TCCATCAAAGAACCGCGACAAGCACCACAAGTCGTCGCACTCGAGCGAGCGCAAGGCGCACCACGAGCGGCGCTCCAACGGCGACAAGAAGCACTCCGACCACAAGTCGCACAAGCGCTCGCGCGACGACAGCCGCGACCATGACCGCACCCCCAAGAAGTCTAA gAAATAA
- the LOC119834773 gene encoding FACT complex subunit spt16 isoform X2, with the protein MSNISLDKETFYRRMKRLYAAWKAASADSKSEDALAKVDCLVSCVGVDEDTLYSKSTALQTWLFGYELPDTITVLTEQSMCFLASKKKIEFLRQIENGKEETELPPVKLLIRDRNDKDKENFSKLVQEIKKSKSGKTLGVFAKDNYPGEFCESWKAVMKSEKFENVDVSSSVALLMAPKEDPEVITIKKACLVTVDVFTKYLKDQIMEIIDSDKKVKHSKLAEGVEAAISDKKYVTGVDTSQVDMCYPPIIQSGGNYSLKFSAVSDKNHLHFGAIVCSLGARYKSYCSNIVRTLLVNPTDEIQSNYNFLVNMEEEVMKHLVAGAKLSSVYEAGLALAKKEKPELVDNLTKTFGFAMGIEFRESSIVIGPKTSIVAKKGMVFNINIGLANLTNKGASDKEGKTYALFIGDTVLVNEEQPASLLTQSKKKIKNIGIFLKDDDEEEEEEKENKTEILGRGKRTAVIESKLRTEHSSEEKRKEHQRELAIALNEKAKERLAKQSSGKEGEKIRKSTVSYKNISQMPNVSEVKELKLYVDRKYETVILPIFGVPVPFHISTIKNISQSVEGDYTYLRINFFHPGATMGRNEGGNYAQPDATFVKEVTYRSTNTKEPGEISPPSANLNTGFRLIKEVQKKFKTREAEEREKEDLVKQDTLVLSQSKGNPKLKDLYIRPNIVTKRMSGSLEAHSNGFRFTSVRGDKVDILYNNIKNAFFQPCDGEMIILLHFHLKHAIMFGKKKHVDVQFYTEVGEITTDLGKHQHMHDRDDLAAEQSERELRHKLKVAFKSFCERVENMTKQEVEFDTPFRELGFPGAPFRSTVLLQPTSGALVNLTEWPPFVIALEDVELVHFERVQFHLKNFDMVFVFKDYAKKVAMVNAVPMNMLDHVKEWLNSCDIRYSEGIQSLNWTKVMKTITDDIEGFFDNGGWSFLDPESDAENEQQDEESEEEDDAYEPTDAESEEESEDDSEYDSEASDASEGSGDSEEEDEESGKDWSDLEREAAEEDKKERTFDRGDDFDRKRKGGRDRPRFEDSKKSKHDKHDKHDKSDKHHKSSSSHKSSSSNNKSSSNHKSPSKHSSSSPSKNRDKHHKSSHSSERKAHHERRSNGDKKHSDHKSHKRSRDDSRDHDRTPKKSKK; encoded by the exons atgTCTAACATATCGCTtgataaagaaacattttatcgGCGCATGAAAAGGCTGTACGCAGCGTGGAAG GCAGCATCAGCGGATTCAAAAAGCGAAGATGCATTGGCCAAAGTTGATTGCTTGGTTTCCTGCGTTGGAGTCGACGAAGATACACTTTATAGCAAATCGACTGCTTTACAG ACTTGGCTATTTGGATATGAGCTACCAGACACAATTACTGTACTCACAGAACAGAGCATGTGTTTCCTTGCAAGTAAGAAGAAAATAGAATTTCTAAGACAAATTGAAAATGGAAAAGAAGAAACAGAACTACCTccagtaaaattattaataagagaTAGA aatgaCAAAGATAAGGAAAATTTTAGTAAACTAGtacaagaaattaaaaaatcaaaatcgggTAAGACTCTCGGAGTATTTGCTAAAGATAATTACCCTGGTGAATTTTGTGAAAGCTGGAAGGCAGTTATGAAATCGGAAAAGTTTGAGAATGTTGATGTTAGTTCGTCTGTTGCCCTCTTAATGGCCCCAAAAGAAGACCCTGAggttataacaataaagaaaGCATGCTTGGTCACTGTGGATGTCTTTACTAAGTACTTGAAGGATCAGATTATGGAAATTATTGATTCAGATAAG AAagtaaaacattcaaaattagCAGAAGGTGTAGAAGCAGCTATATCAGACAAGAAGTATGTAACTGGGGTGGATACCAGTCAAGTGGACATGTGCTATCCACCCATCATACAATCTGGTGGCAATTACAGCTTAAAGTTCAGTGCTGTGTCTGACAAAAATCATTTGCACTTTGGCGCCATTGTGTGCTCATTGGGTGCAAGATACAAATCATACTGCTCAAATATAGTTCGTACGTTATTGGTAAATCCTACAGATGAAATACAaagcaattacaattttcttGTCAATATGGAAGAGGAAGTGATGAAACATTTGGTGGCTGGGGCTAAACTGTCTTCAGTTTATGAAGCTGGCTTAGCATTGGCAAAGAAGGAGAAACCAGAACTGGTGGATAATTTGACAAAGACATTTGG gtttGCAATGGGTATTGAGTTTCGTGAGAGCTCTATTGTAATTGGACCCAAAACGTCAATTGTTGCTAAAAAAGGAATGGTGTTCAATATCAATATCGGTTTGGCAAACTTGACGAATAAGGGTGCATCTGATAAAGAAGGCAAG aCATACGCCCTGTTCATTGGTGACACAGTGCTTGTGAATGAAGAGCAACCTGCATCACTATTAACACAGTCAAAGAAGAAAATCAAGAACATTGGTATTTTCCTCAAAGATGATGATGaggaagaagaagaagagaaGGAAAACAAAACTGAAATACTCG GGAGAGGCAAGAGAACCGCAGTCATCGAGTCGAAGCTGCGTACAGAACATTCCTCAGAAGAAAAACGTAAGGAGCATCAAAGGGAACTGGCAATAGCGCTCAATGAAAAGGCGAAAGAACGATTGGCGAAACAGTCTAGTGGCAAGGAAGGggaaaaaataaggaaaagcacagtttcatacaaaaacattagcCAGATGCCAAATGTGAGCGAAGTCAAAGAATTGAAGTTATATGTTG ATCGGAAATATGAAACAGTTATCCTGCCAATATTTGGAGTCCCAGTGCCATTCCATATTTcgactataaaaaatatctcgcAATCAGTGGAAGGAGATTACACTTACTTAAGAATAAACTTCTTCCATCCTGGTGCCACTATGGGCAGGAATGAGGGAGGAAATTATGCTCAACCTGATGCTACTTTTGTTAAAGAAgt aaCATATCGAAGTACAAACACAAAGGAACCAGGCGAAATATCGCCACCATCTGCAAATCTCAATACAGGCTTCCGTCTCATTAAAGAGGTTCAAAAGAAATTCAAAACTCGCGAAGCGGAAGAGAGAGAGAAGGAAGATTTAGTGAAACAAGATACTTTAGTTCTCTCTCAGAGTAAAGGCAACCCAAAACTTAAGGATCTGTACATAAGACCCAACATAGTTACTAAGAGAATGAGTGGCTCACTTGAAGCACATTCGAACGGTTTCAGATTCACATCAGTTAGAGGAGATAAAGTggatatattgtataataatattaaaaatgcattctTCCAACCATGTGATGGAGAAATGATCATATTGTTGCACTTCCATTTAAAACACGCTATTATGTTTG GCAAAAAGAAGCATGTGGACGTCCAATTCTACACAGAAGTGGGCGAGATAACGACGGACCTCGGCAAGCACCAGCACATGCACGACCGGGACGACCTCGCGGCGGAGCAGAGCGAGAGAGAGCTGAGGCACAAGCTGAAGGTCGCCTTCAAGAGCTTCTGCGAGCGCGTCGAGAACATGACCAAGCAGGAGGTCGAGTTTGACACGCCTTTCAG AGAGCTAGGATTTCCTGGAGCGCCATTCCGTAGCACAGTACTCCTGCAGCCCACCTCTGGAGCCTTAGTGAACCTCACCGAATGGCCTCCCTTCGTCATAGCGTTGGAAGATGTCGAGCTGGTGCACTTTGAGAGAGTACAATTCCACCTGAAGAACTTTGATATGGTGTTTGTGTTTAAGGATTACGCTAAGAAGGTCGCCATGGTTAACGCCGTGCCTATGAACATGCTGGATCATGTCAAGGAATGGCTTAA CTCGTGCGACATCCGATACTCGGAAGGTATACAGTCTCTAAACTGGACAAAAGTTATGAAGACAATCACGGACGATATTGAAGGCTTCTTCGACAACGGCGGTTGGTCTTTCCTCGATCCTGAATCAGATGCTGAGAATGAGCAGCAG GATGAAGAATCAGAAGAAGAGGATGATGCGTACGAGCCGACGGACGCGGAGTCGGAGGAGGAGTCGGAGGACGACTCGGAGTATGACTCTGAGGCGTCAGATGCCTCCGAGGGATCTGGTGATAGTGAAG AAGAAGATGAAGAATCCGGAAAAGACTGGTCAGATCTCGAAAGGGAAGCGGCCGAGGAAGACAAAAAGGAGCGCACCTTCGACAGAGGAGACGACTTCGATCGCAAACGAAAGGGCGGTAGAGATCGACCGAGGTTTGAAGACTCCAAGAAAAGCAAACACGATAAACATGATAAACACGATAAGAGCGATAAGCACCACAAGAGCTCCAGCTCGCACAAGAGTTCCAGTTCAAATAACAAGAGCAGTTCCAATCACAAGAGTCCGTCGAAGCACAGTAGTAGCAG TCCATCAAAGAACCGCGACAAGCACCACAAGTCGTCGCACTCGAGCGAGCGCAAGGCGCACCACGAGCGGCGCTCCAACGGCGACAAGAAGCACTCCGACCACAAGTCGCACAAGCGCTCGCGCGACGACAGCCGCGACCATGACCGCACCCCCAAGAAGTCTAA gAAATAA
- the LOC119834774 gene encoding protoheme IX farnesyltransferase, mitochondrial, whose translation MTYLKLIRCTLYFKTGVQDFSSKSVLLKIGNGQQTNIARISTTPSFNSNLPLTSQTQPAVTKKKSKNVPQDTRVWKETPTHDVKNNLVQYCMMLSKFRLTSLVVMTSMAGYALAPAPFDLTTFALCAVGTGLVSSAANSVNQYHEVPFDAQMSRTKNRVLVKGLLEPVHAIGFAAVTSATGLGILYLGVNPLTAALGAVNLVLYTSIYTPMKRMSILNTWLGSVVGAIPPLMGWAGCAGSLDMGALVLGVILYSWQFPHFNALSWNLRPDYSRAGYRMMAVTDPALCRRVALRHTAVITATCLAAPYLGVTNMWFAAESLPLNIYFSYLAWQFYKKSDSGSSRKLFRFSLIHLPALMLLMLVNKKYWSSADTQENEIQKSEVKLPETKRITVLPRGPVVAAQEAEYNELKR comes from the exons ATGACCTATCTTAAGCTAATACGctgtactttatattttaaaaccggTGTACAAGATTTTTCGTCGAAATCAGTGCTATTAAAAATTGGA aatGGACAACAAACCAATATAGCTAGAATATCAACAACACCCTCTTTTAATAGCAATTTACCATTGACAAGTCAAACACAGCCTGCAGTTACCAAAAAGAAAAGCAAAAATGTTCCTCAAGATACCAGAGTGTGGAAGGAGACTCCAACCCATGatgttaagaataatttaGTCCAATATTGTATGATGTTGTCGAAGTTTCGTTTAACTT CATTAGTAGTAATGACATCAATGGCAGGATATGCCCTAGCACCCGCTCCATTTGACCTAACAACATTTGCCCTCTGTGCGGTGGGCACAGGGTTGGTCAGCTCCGCGGCTAATTCTGTAAATCAGTACCATGAAGTACCATTTGATGCTCAGATGTCAAGAACTAAGAATAGAGTGCTTGTTAAGGGACTCTTGga GCCAGTGCATGCAATCGGTTTCGCAGCGGTGACTAGTGCGACGGGGCTTGGTATCCTCTATCTGGGAGTGAACCCTCTCACTGCAGCGTTGGGCGCAGTTAACTTGGTGCTATATACCTCTATATATACGCCTATGAAAAGAATGTCCATACTTAATACGTGGTTGGGATCTGTAG TGGGCGCGATCCCCCCACTCATGGGGTGGGCGGGGTGCGCGGGCTCGCTCGACATGGGCGCGTTGGTGCTCGGCGTGATACTGTACTCGTGGCAATTTCCGCACTTCAACGCTTTGTCGTGGAACTTGAGGCCGGATTACTCTAGGGCGGGCTATAGAATGATGGCGGTTACTGATCCCG cATTATGTAGACGAGTGGCTCTGAGGCATACAGCTGTTATAACAGCGACGTGTCTTGCGGCTCCCTACCTTGGCGTTACTAATATGTGGTTTGCGGCCGAATCTTtaccattaaatatatatttttcgtacTTAG CCTGgcaattctataaaaaatcagATAGCGGTAGTTCAAGAAAATTGTTCAGATTTTCATTAATACATTTACCAGCACTGATGTTACTTATGCTTGTCAATAAGAAATATTGGAGTTCGGCTGATACGCAAGAAAATGAGATACAAAAATCAGAAGTGAAATTACCAGAGACAAAACGTATCACAGTGTTGCCACGTGGACCGGTTGTCGCCGCGCAAGAGGctgaatataatgaattgaAACGATAA